One window of Hylemonella gracilis genomic DNA carries:
- a CDS encoding DapH/DapD/GlmU-related protein: protein MLSTIARQLEDLRSTCVGLWLRLNGVDMGPGCRFGRRVKVARGVVLGQGVSLQDGCEIHGRVRLGDRAVVQKCAEIAGHIDVGVETVIGSYAFVSTMPQAHIRIGARVLVNSFNVIGAGEQVVIEDDCIFAPYVQITDSTHRFEHIEDSPRHDAGTSSPVAIGRGSWLGSGVKVLMGVQVGDGVVVGAGAVVNKSLPAMSVAVGMPAVVVRMRTARDQKETETA from the coding sequence ATGCTGTCGACCATCGCACGCCAGCTGGAAGACCTGCGCTCGACGTGCGTCGGCCTGTGGTTGCGCCTCAACGGCGTCGACATGGGCCCCGGCTGCCGCTTCGGAAGGCGGGTCAAGGTCGCGCGCGGTGTCGTACTCGGCCAAGGCGTGAGCCTGCAGGACGGTTGCGAGATCCACGGACGGGTGCGACTGGGCGACCGGGCCGTGGTGCAGAAATGCGCAGAAATCGCGGGCCACATCGACGTGGGCGTGGAAACCGTGATCGGCTCCTACGCCTTTGTGTCCACGATGCCCCAGGCGCATATCCGCATCGGCGCGCGGGTGCTGGTGAATTCCTTCAATGTGATCGGCGCGGGCGAGCAGGTCGTGATCGAGGACGACTGCATCTTTGCACCCTATGTGCAGATCACGGACTCGACCCACCGGTTCGAGCACATTGAAGACTCGCCCCGGCACGATGCCGGCACCTCCAGCCCCGTGGCGATTGGGCGAGGGTCATGGCTGGGCAGCGGGGTCAAGGTATTGATGGGCGTGCAGGTGGGCGACGGCGTGGTGGTCGGCGCGGGTGCGGTGGTCAACAAGAGCCTGCCGGCCATGTCGGTCGCGGTGGGCATGCCCGCCGTGGTAGTGCGGATGAGAACCGCCAGGGATCAGAAGGAAACAGAAACAGCATGA
- a CDS encoding DegT/DnrJ/EryC1/StrS family aminotransferase encodes MSEPHMIEYESLVRSNAAFMADLEEAATRVIRSGWYVLGQEVSAFEAEFAQYIGAKHCIGVANGLDALILSIEALDLPAGSDILVASNTYIATIIAILRAGHKPVLVEPELATFNMDPARLPAAMTTNTRAICVTHLFGKTCRMDAIGAFAREHGLKLVEDCAQSHGAKLGSQTTGTFGDAGCFSFYPTKNLGAVGEGGAIVTNDDALAERLRMTRNYGSEKKYVFKYVGVNSRLHEMQAALLRVKLRHLNEMTAHKRKLARIYFDHLPDWLAKPPEAADEFDVFHIYGIRHPQRDALRQHLLDHGVKTEVHYPIPPHHQEAMKGILSGHYPITEELHATELSLPISVGNTEAEIRTVCDVLVAAKERFAPA; translated from the coding sequence ATGAGTGAGCCTCACATGATCGAATACGAAAGCCTCGTACGCTCCAATGCTGCCTTCATGGCCGATCTGGAGGAGGCCGCGACCCGCGTGATCCGCAGCGGCTGGTACGTGCTGGGGCAGGAAGTCAGTGCCTTCGAGGCCGAGTTCGCCCAATACATCGGTGCCAAGCACTGCATCGGCGTGGCCAACGGCCTGGATGCCCTGATTCTGTCCATCGAGGCGCTCGACTTGCCTGCGGGCAGCGACATCCTGGTGGCGTCCAACACCTACATCGCGACCATCATCGCGATCCTACGCGCCGGCCACAAACCCGTGCTGGTGGAACCCGAACTGGCCACGTTCAACATGGACCCGGCACGCCTGCCTGCCGCCATGACGACCAACACCCGGGCCATCTGTGTGACGCACCTGTTTGGCAAAACTTGCCGCATGGACGCCATCGGTGCCTTCGCGCGCGAACATGGCCTGAAGCTTGTGGAGGACTGCGCGCAGTCGCACGGCGCCAAGCTCGGCAGCCAGACGACCGGCACCTTCGGTGACGCTGGCTGCTTCAGCTTCTACCCCACCAAAAACCTCGGCGCCGTGGGCGAAGGGGGCGCCATTGTCACCAACGACGACGCCCTGGCCGAACGCCTGCGCATGACGCGCAACTACGGCTCCGAGAAGAAATACGTCTTCAAGTATGTGGGCGTTAACTCGCGCCTGCATGAAATGCAGGCCGCGCTGCTGCGCGTGAAGCTGCGGCACCTGAACGAGATGACGGCGCACAAGCGGAAGTTGGCCCGAATCTATTTTGACCACCTGCCCGACTGGCTGGCCAAGCCGCCTGAGGCGGCCGATGAGTTCGACGTCTTCCACATCTACGGCATCCGACACCCACAGCGCGACGCCTTGCGTCAGCACCTGCTCGACCACGGCGTGAAAACCGAGGTGCACTATCCTATTCCGCCGCACCACCAGGAGGCCATGAAAGGCATCCTGTCCGGCCACTACCCCATTACCGAAGAGCTGCACGCCACCGAGCTTAGCCTGCCGATCTCGGTGGGCAACACGGAAGCCGAGATCCGGACCGTGTGCGACGTGCTCGTGGCGGCGAAGGAAAGGTTTGCGCCGGCATGA
- a CDS encoding sugar phosphate nucleotidyltransferase, with protein sequence MSRRAVILAGGKGTRLRPYTLVLPKPLMPIGEYPILEVIIRQLVQAGFDHITLAVNHQAEIIKAFFQNGERWGIRIDYSLEDQPLGTMGPLKLIKDLPAHFLVMNGDILTDLDYTQFYDSHASEDRIFTISSMRREHRIDYGVLDSDASGLLCGFREKPGVSYEVSMGVYMVSARALQRIPVGRPYGFDNLMLDLLEARSPATVRPFSGYWLDIGRPDDYAQAIDEFESMKSRFLHD encoded by the coding sequence ATGTCTAGGCGCGCCGTCATCCTGGCCGGCGGCAAGGGCACCCGCCTGCGCCCCTACACCTTGGTTCTGCCCAAGCCGCTGATGCCCATCGGGGAATATCCCATCCTCGAGGTCATTATCCGGCAACTGGTGCAGGCCGGGTTCGACCACATCACGCTGGCCGTGAACCACCAAGCCGAGATCATCAAGGCGTTCTTCCAGAACGGCGAGCGCTGGGGCATCCGGATCGACTACTCGCTGGAGGATCAGCCTCTGGGCACTATGGGCCCGCTCAAGCTCATCAAGGATCTGCCCGCGCATTTCCTTGTAATGAACGGCGACATCCTGACCGACCTGGACTACACGCAGTTCTATGACAGTCATGCAAGCGAAGACCGCATCTTCACCATTTCGTCCATGCGCCGGGAACACCGGATCGACTATGGCGTGCTCGACTCTGACGCCTCGGGCCTGCTGTGCGGCTTCCGGGAAAAGCCGGGGGTTTCCTACGAGGTGAGCATGGGCGTGTACATGGTGAGTGCGCGCGCATTGCAGCGCATTCCGGTCGGACGCCCCTATGGCTTCGATAACCTCATGCTCGATCTGCTGGAGGCCCGTTCGCCCGCGACCGTGCGACCGTTCTCGGGTTACTGGCTCGATATCGGCCGGCCCGACGACTATGCCCAAGCCATCGACGAGTTCGAGTCGATGAAATCCAGGTTCCTTCATGATTGA
- a CDS encoding sugar 3,4-ketoisomerase, giving the protein MTHFAVLNLPTFADQRGSLTVMERALPFEVVRTYWIHGADGQTRGGHRHTYTRQALIAISGKIDVYMNDGVTAETIALDHPGKCLLVEPKDWHTMNFGPGSVLLVMSSHPYDRSEYIDTPYE; this is encoded by the coding sequence ATGACCCATTTTGCTGTCTTGAATCTACCGACCTTTGCCGATCAGCGTGGTTCGCTGACAGTCATGGAGCGCGCACTGCCGTTTGAGGTGGTGCGCACCTACTGGATTCATGGTGCCGATGGGCAGACCCGTGGTGGCCATCGGCACACCTATACGCGGCAGGCCTTGATAGCGATCAGCGGAAAGATCGACGTCTACATGAACGACGGCGTGACGGCCGAAACGATCGCACTCGATCACCCCGGCAAATGCTTGCTGGTGGAGCCCAAGGATTGGCACACCATGAATTTTGGTCCCGGCTCCGTGCTGCTGGTCATGTCTTCCCATCCCTATGACCGCAGCGAGTACATCGACACGCCGTATGAGTGA
- a CDS encoding ABC transporter permease, with product MSNPKQTPEDRWDVVIAPRGKVVALDLGSVWRYRDLILMFFKRDFIAFYKQTILGPLWYLIQPLMTATTYFVVFGKIANISTSGLPPFLFYMSGIVLWNYFSVCLINNSEVFSKNAALFGKVYFPRLVVPISIAMSGLVALAIQFSLLTAVTIGFMLLTDDAKLHAQILLALPFIVAHVAALGMGVGLIVSALTVRFRDLAFAAGFATQLWMYATPVVYPFSQIPERYQWFFYLNPMTAPVETVRSAMFGSPGVPVTLWLSNIAIAGLLLLAGVLLFSRAEANAMDTV from the coding sequence ATGAGCAACCCAAAGCAGACCCCCGAGGACCGCTGGGACGTGGTTATCGCGCCCCGCGGCAAGGTCGTTGCGCTCGATCTGGGTAGCGTCTGGCGCTACCGGGACCTGATCCTGATGTTCTTCAAGCGCGACTTCATCGCGTTCTACAAACAGACGATTCTGGGCCCGCTGTGGTACCTGATACAGCCGCTCATGACGGCCACCACCTACTTCGTGGTGTTCGGGAAGATCGCGAACATCTCGACCAGCGGCCTGCCGCCCTTTCTTTTCTACATGTCGGGCATCGTGCTCTGGAATTACTTCTCGGTCTGTCTCATCAACAACTCCGAGGTGTTTTCCAAGAATGCCGCGCTGTTCGGCAAGGTGTACTTCCCTCGCCTGGTGGTGCCGATCTCCATCGCCATGAGCGGGCTGGTCGCGCTGGCCATCCAGTTCAGCCTGCTCACCGCCGTGACCATCGGGTTCATGCTGCTCACCGACGACGCGAAACTGCACGCCCAGATCCTCCTGGCATTGCCGTTCATCGTGGCGCATGTGGCTGCGCTGGGCATGGGCGTGGGGCTGATCGTCTCCGCGCTCACCGTGCGCTTCCGGGACCTCGCCTTCGCGGCCGGATTTGCGACCCAGCTCTGGATGTACGCCACACCGGTGGTGTATCCGTTCTCGCAGATTCCGGAGCGCTACCAATGGTTCTTCTACCTGAACCCCATGACCGCTCCCGTGGAAACCGTTCGTTCGGCCATGTTCGGCTCGCCCGGTGTCCCGGTGACACTCTGGTTGAGCAACATCGCCATCGCGGGCCTGCTGCTCCTGGCAGGGGTGCTGCTGTTCTCCCGGGCGGAAGCCAATGCCATGGACACGGTGTGA
- a CDS encoding ABC transporter ATP-binding protein: MNSDVVIHAENISKQYRLGVINHGTLYRDLQSWWARWRGQPDPNAEVVDARGHRESKARIVGDRFYALDDVSFSVNQGDIIGIVGRNGAGKSTLLKVISRITAPTTGRIRLKGRVASLLEVGTGFHPELTGRENVYLNGAILGMSRREVSSKFEQIVEFAEIGEFIDTPVKRYSSGMYVRLAFSVAAHLDPEILLVDEVLAVGDINFQKKCLGRMQEIGKDGRTILFVSHNVSAVKQMCNKGLLLNDGRSIRVGPTSDIISEYVDHFNDHQAAEYVRATEPNPSSVAVLRLAICNAKGAIASQIELTEDFFVEVDYLLGTPMSGLSVGLQVILDDGLLTMLSLSDPEFAPERLNMRPAGRYKARVKIPRQILNTGRYRLRVGISSRFSVYDIVENVTFEVVDNVGIVQFMGWDRKGSLLGVQLPWDVERA; this comes from the coding sequence ATGAACTCTGATGTTGTCATTCACGCTGAGAACATCAGCAAGCAGTACCGCCTGGGCGTCATCAACCACGGCACGCTGTACCGCGACCTGCAAAGCTGGTGGGCGCGCTGGCGCGGCCAGCCCGACCCCAATGCCGAGGTGGTGGACGCGCGCGGGCACCGGGAGAGCAAGGCCCGAATCGTCGGGGACCGCTTCTACGCACTGGACGACGTGAGCTTCTCCGTCAATCAGGGCGACATCATCGGCATCGTCGGCCGCAACGGGGCCGGTAAATCCACGCTGCTCAAGGTGATCTCGCGCATCACCGCGCCCACCACGGGTCGTATCCGGCTCAAGGGGCGGGTGGCCAGCTTGCTGGAGGTGGGCACGGGTTTCCACCCCGAACTCACGGGCCGTGAAAACGTCTACCTGAATGGGGCCATCCTCGGCATGAGCCGCCGTGAGGTGAGCAGTAAGTTCGAGCAGATCGTCGAATTCGCCGAGATCGGTGAATTCATCGACACCCCCGTCAAGCGATACTCGTCCGGGATGTACGTGCGGCTGGCCTTCTCCGTCGCGGCACACCTCGACCCCGAGATCCTGCTGGTGGACGAAGTGCTGGCCGTGGGCGACATCAACTTCCAGAAGAAGTGCCTGGGCCGCATGCAGGAAATCGGCAAGGACGGCCGGACCATCCTGTTCGTGAGCCACAACGTGTCGGCCGTGAAGCAGATGTGCAACAAGGGCCTGCTGCTGAACGACGGCCGCTCCATCCGCGTCGGCCCCACCAGCGACATCATCAGCGAGTACGTGGACCATTTCAACGACCATCAAGCGGCGGAGTACGTGCGGGCGACCGAGCCGAACCCGAGCAGTGTGGCGGTCCTGCGGCTGGCCATCTGCAACGCCAAGGGCGCCATCGCCAGCCAGATCGAGTTGACCGAGGACTTCTTTGTCGAGGTCGACTACCTGCTGGGCACGCCGATGTCGGGCCTGAGCGTGGGCCTCCAGGTCATCCTGGACGACGGTCTGTTGACCATGCTGTCCCTGTCCGACCCGGAATTCGCCCCCGAACGGCTGAACATGCGCCCCGCCGGCCGCTACAAGGCGCGCGTGAAAATCCCCAGGCAGATCCTGAACACCGGTCGCTACCGTCTCCGGGTCGGCATCTCGTCGCGCTTTTCCGTCTACGACATCGTCGAGAACGTGACCTTCGAGGTCGTCGACAACGTGGGGATCGTGCAGTTCATGGGATGGGACCGCAAGGGCTCCCTGCTGGGCGTCCAGCTGCCCTGGGACGTGGAGCGCGCCTGA
- a CDS encoding radical SAM/SPASM domain-containing protein has product MSKRYVPINKGNYSMDTPEREARFEVYKGEGWEKEYAEYRREWAELPQRQEVRDYPLLVDLELSSICNLHCPMCYTITDKFKEHVNTTRMDWDLYCKIIDEIGGKVPALRLSLRGEALLHKRFADCIRYAKSKGIKEVSTLTHGGKLTLPFFEEIVDAGIDWITISADGIGETYERIRKPIKFKDLMDKIKAMNKFKEERGLHKPVIKIQGIWPAIRDQAQEYYDTFAPHVDLVAFNPLIDYLGNDTHIEYLENFTCPQQYQRLVIGADGLVMKCSNDEENREVIGDANKQTIHELWHSEKMNAVRELHKRDRGFMESAVCKRCYLPRKTEDEDAEVGGRTFTVKNYVFRIQVVGK; this is encoded by the coding sequence TTGAGCAAGCGTTACGTACCGATCAACAAGGGCAACTACTCCATGGACACCCCGGAGCGCGAGGCGCGCTTTGAGGTCTACAAGGGTGAGGGCTGGGAGAAGGAATACGCCGAATACCGGCGCGAATGGGCCGAGTTGCCCCAGCGCCAGGAGGTCAGGGACTACCCACTGCTGGTGGACCTTGAGCTCTCGTCCATCTGCAACCTGCACTGCCCGATGTGCTACACGATCACGGACAAGTTCAAGGAGCACGTCAACACGACCCGCATGGACTGGGACCTGTACTGCAAGATCATCGACGAGATCGGCGGCAAGGTGCCGGCCCTGCGGCTGAGCCTGCGCGGCGAAGCGCTGCTGCACAAGCGATTTGCCGACTGCATCCGTTATGCGAAATCCAAGGGCATCAAGGAGGTGTCCACGCTCACCCACGGCGGCAAGCTGACTCTGCCGTTCTTCGAGGAGATCGTGGACGCGGGCATCGACTGGATCACCATCTCGGCCGACGGCATCGGTGAAACCTACGAACGCATTCGCAAGCCGATCAAGTTCAAGGATCTGATGGACAAGATCAAGGCGATGAATAAGTTCAAGGAAGAGCGTGGCCTGCACAAGCCCGTCATCAAGATCCAAGGCATCTGGCCCGCCATCCGCGACCAGGCGCAGGAGTACTACGACACCTTCGCGCCTCACGTCGATCTGGTCGCCTTCAACCCACTCATCGACTACCTGGGCAACGACACCCACATCGAGTACCTCGAGAACTTCACCTGCCCGCAGCAATACCAGCGCCTCGTTATCGGCGCCGACGGTCTGGTGATGAAGTGCTCGAACGACGAAGAGAACCGCGAGGTCATCGGCGACGCGAACAAGCAGACCATCCACGAACTCTGGCACAGCGAGAAGATGAACGCCGTGCGCGAGCTGCACAAGCGCGACCGCGGCTTTATGGAAAGCGCGGTCTGCAAGCGCTGCTACCTGCCACGCAAGACCGAGGACGAGGATGCGGAGGTCGGTGGGCGCACGTTCACCGTCAAGAACTACGTGTTCCGGATCCAGGTGGTGGGCAAGTAA
- a CDS encoding NAD-dependent epimerase/dehydratase family protein has protein sequence MIDALVTGAGGFIGQALCASLRANGWSILPLTSANGDVAAAETWKPLPPARVVFHLAGRSFVPDSWARGPDFVSTNVTGTEHALAHCRAHGARLVLASAYVYGIPQRLPIRETDPASPNNPYALTKRLSEQLCEFAAQHQGVAATALRIFNVFGPGQRAEFLIPKILQQVEAGKEIRLLDLAPRRDYVYLSDVVDAFIKAGEVSAGFHVINVGSGQSLSVAEIVDKIQVVAGTRLRVASDSVERRQEIPDVVADIALAQQVLGWRPQLSFDAGIAQILKRV, from the coding sequence ATGATTGATGCCCTGGTCACAGGCGCGGGAGGTTTCATCGGCCAGGCGCTGTGCGCGAGCCTGCGCGCAAACGGCTGGAGCATCCTGCCCCTGACCAGTGCCAACGGCGACGTGGCCGCCGCCGAGACCTGGAAGCCACTTCCGCCCGCGCGCGTGGTCTTTCACTTGGCGGGTCGCAGCTTCGTACCTGACAGCTGGGCACGAGGCCCCGATTTCGTGAGCACGAATGTCACGGGCACCGAGCACGCCCTGGCGCACTGCCGGGCACACGGCGCGCGCCTGGTGCTGGCCAGCGCCTACGTGTACGGCATTCCCCAGCGCCTGCCCATCCGCGAAACCGACCCCGCTTCGCCCAACAACCCGTACGCCCTGACCAAGCGCCTGTCCGAACAACTCTGTGAGTTTGCGGCACAGCACCAGGGTGTCGCGGCCACGGCGCTGCGCATCTTCAACGTATTTGGTCCCGGGCAGCGCGCCGAATTTTTGATCCCCAAAATCCTGCAGCAGGTCGAGGCCGGGAAGGAAATCCGGTTGCTGGATCTGGCTCCCCGAAGAGACTATGTCTATCTGAGCGACGTGGTCGATGCCTTTATCAAGGCTGGCGAAGTGAGTGCAGGCTTTCATGTCATCAATGTAGGCTCAGGCCAGTCACTTTCCGTCGCAGAAATCGTCGACAAGATACAAGTTGTGGCGGGAACCCGGCTACGTGTGGCCTCGGACTCGGTGGAACGCCGCCAGGAGATTCCCGATGTGGTGGCCGACATCGCCCTGGCGCAGCAGGTGCTGGGGTGGCGACCCCAGCTGAGCTTCGATGCCGGCATCGCACAAATACTGAAGAGGGTCTGA
- a CDS encoding NAD-dependent 4,6-dehydratase LegB, whose amino-acid sequence MSKVLITGADGFIGSHLTEALVQAGHHVRALCQYNSFSSWGWLDGSPCRGDIEVVLGDVRDPAQMRSICKGVDTVYHLAALIAIPYSYHAPSSYVDTNVQGTLNVLQAALDASVGRVVHTSTSEVYGTARVVPIREDHPLQAQSPYSATKIGADALAYSFHSSFNLPVITARPFNTYGPRQSARAVIPTVITQLLAGRKTIKLGALTPTRDFNFVLDTCQGFMALAGCEGAVGKTVNIGSGTEISIGDTVALIAELIGTEVQIECDEVRLRPTNSEVERLICDNSLMKSLTGHSPRHSLREGLAQTIDWLRRPENLQRYKVDQFNV is encoded by the coding sequence ATGAGCAAGGTATTGATCACGGGCGCCGACGGCTTCATCGGTTCCCACCTCACCGAGGCCCTGGTACAGGCTGGCCACCACGTGCGCGCCCTGTGCCAGTACAACTCTTTTTCCAGTTGGGGCTGGTTGGACGGTTCGCCTTGTCGCGGCGACATCGAGGTGGTGCTCGGCGATGTGCGGGACCCGGCGCAGATGCGCAGCATCTGCAAGGGCGTAGACACCGTCTACCACCTGGCTGCACTGATCGCCATCCCCTATTCGTATCACGCGCCCTCGAGCTACGTCGACACGAACGTCCAAGGCACGCTCAATGTGTTGCAGGCCGCGCTCGATGCCAGCGTCGGCCGCGTCGTGCACACCTCGACCAGCGAGGTCTACGGCACGGCCCGCGTCGTGCCCATTCGCGAAGACCATCCCCTGCAGGCCCAGTCGCCCTACTCCGCGACCAAGATCGGCGCCGACGCGCTGGCCTACAGCTTCCACAGCAGCTTCAACCTGCCGGTGATCACGGCCCGGCCGTTCAATACCTACGGGCCACGGCAATCGGCCCGTGCCGTCATTCCCACCGTCATCACCCAACTGCTCGCGGGCCGAAAAACGATCAAGCTTGGCGCCCTAACACCCACCCGGGACTTCAACTTCGTTCTCGACACCTGCCAGGGCTTTATGGCGCTGGCCGGGTGCGAAGGCGCCGTCGGCAAGACCGTCAACATTGGCTCGGGCACGGAAATCTCCATTGGCGACACGGTGGCCCTGATCGCCGAGCTGATCGGCACCGAGGTGCAAATCGAATGCGATGAAGTGCGCCTGCGCCCCACCAACAGCGAGGTCGAGCGCCTGATCTGCGACAACTCGCTGATGAAGTCGCTCACGGGGCACTCGCCCCGACACAGTCTGCGTGAAGGCCTCGCCCAGACCATCGACTGGCTGCGGCGACCAGAGAACCTGCAACGCTACAAGGTGGATCAGTTCAATGTCTAG
- the gmd gene encoding GDP-mannose 4,6-dehydratase, whose amino-acid sequence MKQKIALITGITGQDGSYLAELLLEKGYIVHGIKRRASLFNTNRVDHLYQDPHIDHRNFVLHYGDLTDTSNLVRIVQQVQPDEIYNLGAQSHVAVSFESPEYTADVDAIGALRLLEAIRILGLEKKTRYYQASTSELYGLVQEIPQKETTPFYPRSPYGVAKLYAYWITVNYREAYGLYACNGILFNHESPRRGETFVTRKITRGLSNIAQGLDQCLHMGNMDALRDWGHAKDYVRMQWMMLQQDAPKDYVIATGVQYSVRQFIEKSAAQLGLALRFEGKGVDEKAVVAAIHGDKAPALKVGDVVVRVDPHYFRPAEVETLLGDPSLAKQDLGWIPQITLDEMVQEMVTHDLEQARQHALLKHHGYTVQVSKEK is encoded by the coding sequence ATGAAACAGAAAATTGCACTCATCACCGGCATCACCGGGCAAGACGGTTCTTATCTCGCTGAACTCTTGCTGGAAAAAGGTTACATCGTTCACGGTATCAAGCGTCGCGCGAGTCTTTTCAACACCAACCGCGTTGACCATCTCTACCAGGACCCGCACATTGACCACCGCAACTTCGTGTTGCACTACGGCGATCTGACGGACACCAGCAACCTGGTGCGCATCGTGCAGCAGGTGCAGCCGGACGAAATCTACAACCTCGGCGCGCAAAGCCATGTGGCCGTGAGCTTTGAAAGCCCTGAGTACACGGCGGACGTGGATGCCATCGGTGCCTTGCGCCTGCTGGAGGCCATCCGTATCCTGGGCTTGGAAAAGAAAACTCGTTACTACCAGGCCAGCACCAGCGAACTCTACGGGCTGGTGCAGGAGATTCCGCAAAAGGAAACCACGCCCTTCTATCCACGCAGCCCCTACGGCGTGGCCAAGCTCTATGCCTACTGGATCACGGTGAACTACCGTGAAGCGTATGGCCTGTATGCGTGCAACGGAATTCTGTTCAATCATGAGAGTCCGCGTCGTGGCGAGACCTTCGTCACGCGCAAGATCACGCGCGGGCTGTCCAACATTGCACAGGGCCTGGATCAATGCCTGCACATGGGCAATATGGATGCACTGCGCGATTGGGGTCACGCCAAAGACTACGTGCGCATGCAGTGGATGATGCTGCAACAGGACGCCCCCAAGGACTACGTCATCGCCACTGGCGTGCAGTACAGCGTGCGGCAGTTCATCGAGAAATCGGCGGCCCAACTGGGCCTCGCCTTGCGTTTCGAAGGCAAGGGCGTGGATGAAAAGGCGGTGGTGGCCGCCATTCATGGCGACAAAGCCCCTGCCTTGAAGGTGGGTGATGTCGTGGTGCGTGTTGATCCCCATTACTTCCGCCCTGCAGAGGTCGAAACCCTGCTGGGCGATCCGAGCTTGGCGAAACAGGATCTGGGCTGGATACCCCAGATCACGCTCGACGAAATGGTGCAGGAAATGGTCACCCATGATCTGGAGCAGGCCAGGCAGCATGCACTGCTCAAACACCATGGTTACACCGTGCAGGTCAGCAAGGAAAAATGA
- the fcl gene encoding GDP-L-fucose synthase, with translation MSSLEQPRIYVAGHRGMVGSAIVRALLARGVAADQIITRTHAELDLTQQSAVQAFFASEKPDQVYLAAAKVGGILANNSYPADFIYDNLLLQANIIHAAHEYGVQKLLFLGSSCIYPRMAPQPMAEDALLTGTLELTNEPYAIAKIAGIKLCESYNRQYGRDYRSVMPTNLYGPGDNYHPENSHVIPALLRRFHEAKVDGASEVMIWGTGKPRREFLYVDDMAAASVFVMCLSDAEYRAQVKPQLSHINVGYGSDVTIAELAQTVARIVGYTGHIGFDVEKPDGAPRKLMDSGRLQAMGWRATVTLEDGLRRAYQDMQTQEMRSV, from the coding sequence ATGAGCTCGCTCGAACAACCCCGCATTTATGTTGCTGGCCATCGCGGCATGGTCGGCAGCGCCATCGTGCGCGCCTTGCTGGCCCGGGGCGTCGCGGCAGACCAGATCATCACGCGCACGCATGCGGAGCTGGACCTGACCCAACAATCCGCAGTGCAAGCATTCTTTGCTAGCGAAAAACCTGACCAGGTCTACTTGGCAGCAGCCAAGGTGGGAGGCATCCTGGCCAACAACAGTTATCCGGCCGATTTCATCTACGATAATCTGCTGCTGCAGGCCAACATCATTCATGCGGCGCACGAGTACGGGGTACAGAAGCTACTCTTCCTGGGGTCAAGTTGCATCTACCCGCGCATGGCGCCGCAACCCATGGCGGAAGATGCTTTGCTTACCGGGACGTTGGAGCTGACCAACGAGCCCTACGCCATTGCCAAGATCGCCGGTATCAAGCTCTGCGAGAGTTACAACCGCCAGTACGGGCGCGACTACCGCAGCGTAATGCCCACCAACCTCTATGGCCCAGGAGACAACTACCACCCCGAGAATAGCCACGTCATACCTGCGCTGTTGCGGCGTTTTCATGAAGCCAAGGTTGATGGAGCTTCGGAAGTAATGATCTGGGGGACGGGTAAGCCTCGGCGCGAGTTCCTTTACGTGGATGACATGGCCGCAGCGAGTGTCTTCGTGATGTGCTTGTCCGACGCCGAGTATCGAGCACAAGTGAAACCGCAGCTAAGCCATATCAACGTAGGTTACGGTTCGGATGTGACCATTGCGGAGTTGGCGCAGACCGTCGCGCGTATCGTAGGTTACACGGGCCACATTGGTTTTGACGTCGAAAAGCCAGATGGGGCACCTCGTAAACTGATGGATTCCGGGCGTTTGCAGGCCATGGGGTGGCGTGCAACTGTGACGCTGGAAGATGGGCTGCGTCGTGCTTATCAGGACATGCAGACACAAGAGATGCGCAGCGTATGA